GTGTTTCCTACCCGGGGGTACGCCGCGAGGGCGGGTGCGGATGCGCCAGCGCGCGGCTCTACCGCTGGCGCGCCACCAGCCGGCGGGCCAGCGCGGCCGCGCTGCCCCAGATGCCGCGCCGAAACAGCACCACGACGAGGACGAAGATGCCCCCGGTGACCAGGCCGATCGCCTCGAACCCGGAGAACGACAGCCAGTCCTCCAGCCGGACCACGATCCCGGCGCCGAGCACCCCGCCCCAGAGGGTGCCGATCCCGCCGAGCACCACCACGATGACGGCCTTGCCGGAGGTGGTCCAGTGCAGCACGTCCAACGAGACGAACCGGTGGCCGACCGCGAACAACCCGCCGCCGAGGCCGGCGATGAACCCGGAGAGCACGAACGCGGTGAGCTTGTAGCGGTGCACCGGGTAGCCGAGCGCCCGCGCCCGGGCCGGGTTGTCCCGGATGCCGACCAGCACCCGGCCGAACGGCGAGTGCACGATCCGCCAGGCAGCGGCCAGCCCGAGCAGCACGATCGGCAGGATCGCGTAGTAGAAGTAGTAGTCGTCGGTGAGGTCCCAGCCGAACAGCGCCCGGGGCACCCCCTGCAGGCCGTTCTCGCCCTGCGTCACCGAACGCCACTCGTTGGCGACGTAGTAGACCATCTGCGCGAAGGCCAGCGTCACCATGGCGAAGTAGATGCCGGTCCGCTTGACCGCCAGGTAGCCGATCGGCACCGCCAGCACGGCCGCGGCCAGCGCCCCGGCCAGCACAGCGAGCGGGAACGGAAGGCCGGCGTGGATCGCCACCAACCCGGTGACGTACGCCGAGGTGCCCCAGAACGCGGCGTGCCCGAACGACATCAGGCCGGTGAAGCCGAGCAGCAGGTCCACCGCGACGGCGAACAACGCCCAGCAGAGGATGTCCACCGCGACCGCCGGATAGAGGCCGTTGGGCAGCCACGCCGCGACGGCCAGCCCGACGGCGAGCAGCGCGTACCGTACCCAGCCGGGTGCCCGGGCCACGGTGACCAACCCGGACGGCGGCGCCGCTCGGGGTGCGTCGGCCGGGGTGTCCACGGTGCTGGTCATGCCGGCGCCTCCTCACGGCCGAAGAGCCCCGCCGGTCGCCAGAGCAGCACCGCGGCCATCACGATGAAGACGATCGTCTGCGACACGATCGGGAAGTTGGACAGATACGCCTCGCCCCACGCCTGTATCAGACCGATGCCGAAGCCGGCGGCGACCGAACCGAAGATGGAGCCCAGCCCACCGATCACCACCACCGCGAAGACCACGATGATCAGATCCGCGCCCATCAGCGGGTTGACCGCGCGCATCGGCGCGGCCAGCACACCGGCCAGCCCGGCGAGCCCGATGCCGAAGCCGAAGACCGGGGTCACCCAGCGTCCGACGTCGATTCCGAACGCCCGGGTCAGGTCGGGCCGCTCGGTGGCCGCGCGGACCACCATGCCGATCCGGGTCCGGGTGAGCACCCACCACACCGCGACGCAGAGCAGCACCGCGAAGCCGAGGATGAACACCCGGTAGGCCGGGAAGTCGAAGAGACCGAAGTTCACCGTCCCGCTCAACAGCGACGGGGTGGCGTACGGGCTGGACTGCACGCCGTAGCGCAACTTCACCAGGTCCTGCAGGATCAGCGTCAGGCCGAAGGTGAGCAGGAAGTTGTAGAGCGGGTCGAGTCGGGTCAGGCGGTGGATCACCGCCCGTTCCAGCGCCATGCCCAGCAGACCCAGCCCCACCGGCATGATCACCAGGGCCGCCCAGAAGGGCACGCCCGCCTCGGTGAGCAGCACGTACGCACCGAACGCGCCGAGCATGTAGAACGCGCCGTGGGCGAAGTTGACCACCCTCAGCATGCCGAAGATGACCGCGAGCCCGAGGGCGAGCAGGGCGTAGAACGCCCCGCTCACCAACCCGTTGAACGTGTTCTGCGCAAATCCCGTCACAGTGCCAACCTGCTCACAGCTTGCAGTCCGCCGACGGCGTACGGAACGCCTCCGCGGCGGGGATCGTCTTGAGCACCTTCACGTAGTCCCACGGCTCGGTCACCTCGGACTGCTGCTTGACCTGGGCCAGGTACGCGTCGTGCACCACCCGGTGGTCCTCGGCGCGGATCTTGCCGTTGCGCAGGAAGACGTCCTCGACCGTCTTGCCCTCCAGGCCCTTGACGA
Above is a window of Micromonospora coriariae DNA encoding:
- a CDS encoding branched-chain amino acid ABC transporter permease; its protein translation is MTSTVDTPADAPRAAPPSGLVTVARAPGWVRYALLAVGLAVAAWLPNGLYPAVAVDILCWALFAVAVDLLLGFTGLMSFGHAAFWGTSAYVTGLVAIHAGLPFPLAVLAGALAAAVLAVPIGYLAVKRTGIYFAMVTLAFAQMVYYVANEWRSVTQGENGLQGVPRALFGWDLTDDYYFYYAILPIVLLGLAAAWRIVHSPFGRVLVGIRDNPARARALGYPVHRYKLTAFVLSGFIAGLGGGLFAVGHRFVSLDVLHWTTSGKAVIVVVLGGIGTLWGGVLGAGIVVRLEDWLSFSGFEAIGLVTGGIFVLVVVLFRRGIWGSAAALARRLVARQR
- a CDS encoding branched-chain amino acid ABC transporter permease, encoding MTGFAQNTFNGLVSGAFYALLALGLAVIFGMLRVVNFAHGAFYMLGAFGAYVLLTEAGVPFWAALVIMPVGLGLLGMALERAVIHRLTRLDPLYNFLLTFGLTLILQDLVKLRYGVQSSPYATPSLLSGTVNFGLFDFPAYRVFILGFAVLLCVAVWWVLTRTRIGMVVRAATERPDLTRAFGIDVGRWVTPVFGFGIGLAGLAGVLAAPMRAVNPLMGADLIIVVFAVVVIGGLGSIFGSVAAGFGIGLIQAWGEAYLSNFPIVSQTIVFIVMAAVLLWRPAGLFGREEAPA